GGTGAAgcttttttgttaaaaagaacaagaaataaTATCAATTTCCTGAAATGAAGGATATACCAGTTTATGTTTACTAAATTTCTTTGAAAGTACAACCTTTTATCTATGCCTGCATGTCAATTTGTCTGTATTATTTGTTTCTGATCATCCAAGTTAACCATTTATTGTTTTGTGCAGCTAAATCAGCTGATGTAGAGAAGGAGATGGAACAAGTAAACATTAAACCAAGTCTTGATGTCCGCCTTAGTGATTTGAAGCTTGTTTTAGGACTAGAACTGAGGATAGTTTATCCTTTGATTCTAAACTTTGCTGTTAGTGGGGAACTCGAGTTGAATGGCCAAGCTCATCCCAAATGGATTAAACCCAAGGGCATTTTAACATTTGAGAATGGTGATGTGAATCTTGTTGCAACTCAAGTAAGATCTCCTATGCGTTCTACATTACTCTTCTACATTAacatttaatgaattattattcgTAAATGATGAtcaaataatttcttatttttgcttTATACAATGAATTAGCCTGTGTGTTAAGGAAGGATAAAGTTAGACCATTCAGAAACTGAAATATCTTTCTTCCCCATGCTGTGCAAATTTGCTTGATATGGAATGAGAAAGTTGAATCTATCATATAGTTTACTTTTTGCCAATTGTGCTCCATCGGTCTAACAACGTAGTTGTCCAGTGTAGTAGGGAATGCATAAGGTTGGCCTGCATAAGCCAGATGGAGGCTAGTGTATGCCCCACAAATCCCTAGTCTACTCTCTGTTGATCCTACGACCGATCCTCTCAAATCTTTAGCCAGTAATATATCCTTCGGTACAGAAGTTGAAGTCCAGCTTGGTAAACGTCTGCAGGTAAATAACATTCCATCAGCCTTGATTATCTTTTCCCCACAAGTCAATATTACTGAAAGAGCTCTTCCTTCTTTCAAGTGAATCAATGCATGGATAAGAAGGTGGCCATAACACCATTGTGAACAGCTTTTGGGTGCTTTGGTTGTGTTTATTAATCACTTGGATGTGGCTCAATAGGTTTACATAAAGCCATTAAccattgttgaattttgttttctaatatttCCATCCGTCTCTCTTATAGGCCTCTATAGTTAGGTAGCTAAAAGACTCAGAGATGGCTATGCAATGGACCTTGATTTACTAGCTTACAAGTCGGCTACGTGTGCTCCTACAATCTGCTCCTTCCAAACGCCTTCTTTTCGAGTATTCTGCTACCTCGCAAGACTAACCCATGATCGtgcttttctctttttttgccAAACTTGCCATCTGCCACCGGCCAGCTAAAACTGGGCCTGTATGGGTAAAAGTTGCCTACCTTTGAAGTTGAAAGGAGAACAAAAGAGGTGTAAGGAAAGGGTGGTAGTTTTTGTCATTAAAATGTAgaggtagttttttttttttggccaaAATAAAGGTAGGTTTTTTTGTTACTTATTCTTTGCTGGGA
The nucleotide sequence above comes from Gossypium raimondii isolate GPD5lz chromosome 13, ASM2569854v1, whole genome shotgun sequence. Encoded proteins:
- the LOC105784001 gene encoding protein TIC236, chloroplastic isoform X1; the encoded protein is MLLMPDSVTWLLPPLAVIAIPLVKRRLGIPPLFPIFYSILCPHLPSVPSILRRFPSRAKSADVEKEMEQVNIKPSLDVRLSDLKLVLGLELRIVYPLILNFAVSGELELNGQAHPKWIKPKGILTFENGDVNLVATQCSRECIRLACISQMEASVCPTNP
- the LOC105784001 gene encoding protein TIC236, chloroplastic isoform X3; its protein translation is MLLMPDSVTWLLPPLAVIAIPLVKRRLGIPPLFPIFYSILCPHLPSVPSILRRFPSRAKSADVEKEMEQVNIKPSLDVRLSDLKLVLGLELRIVYPLILNFAVSGELELNGQAHPKWIKPKGILTFENGDVNLVATQ
- the LOC105784001 gene encoding protein TIC236, chloroplastic isoform X2; protein product: MLLMPDSVTWLLPPLAVIAIPLVKRRLGIPPLFPIFYSILCPHLPSVPSILRRFPSRAKSADVEKEMEQVNIKPSLDVRLSDLKLVLGLELRIVYPLILNFAVSGELELNGQAHPKWIKPKGILTFENGDVNLVATQASIVR